One Cryptosporidium parvum Iowa II chromosome 1, whole genome shotgun sequence genomic window, ACCTTTTGAAACAGACGATGTATTTGCATCCAAATCTTCATCTACTACTAGTTCAACCTCTTCAATTGCTTCTTCATTTACAAGCTCTATTAAATGTCCTGGAAAGctaatttttgaaatgtttattttctgaacatgagaagaaaaagattcTACAATATCACCTTTATATCCATTTTCGTCAGTCTTATACAAAGAAATTCGGTTAATCCCTTTGATATTATCTATTACTACCACTCCATCATGCCATGTTTTTGTCTTCTGAGTTTTTTGTCGTGTATAAAGTACCTCAAATTGCTTCTTCATAGTTaatttacaatattttatCACCAAAACATATAacttaaatttattattgaaatcgataaattatatataagcCAATATTAATCTGAACTGTCCTAGACAACAGTATAAATGCCGATGAGAAATAACCATAAAATTGTCTGTATTCCTTATTCAAGCCATATACTTTGTAAATAaatgttattaatattctataattatcaaatagtcttaaaaaaagaaaggtTAAACAACCTAAGGCTTCTCTAAAGTTAAATTTTTCGAAATATTGATGTTTGTGGATCCCCaagatttttatttataatttttttttaataaaaaaaatcaataaattgTGTGGGGAGTTGGCacttgcatgcatgcaaaacTTTGGCactaaatatttgaatattcattttctatttaaCAAAATCTCAAAACAAGAAGTAAGCATAAAGccatttattatatattgatGAACCCGAACTTCAATTGCTcgattaattatttattcataCTTTAATATGGCTTGAAATCCAATATATatcaatagaaataattcatGCACACAGTGAATTAGTAAAAGTAGAAAACTATGTTTAGCTTAgctgaaaaaaaaaatgaaaaaaaccTAAAACTGAAATTGCAAATTGAGTTTGGTATTAATATCAAGATGGGCAACCATTTCACAAAATTCTTCATAAGAAATGAGCCCATCTCCGTCTTTATCTGCTTGAATTATGCACCTATCAACCAATTGTTGAAgctaaaataaaaattagaTTAATTTGTTTCAGTGAAATTTAAGTTAAAATACTCTGAGAGTAATAATGGCATTATTCCAAAACTTACTTGTAAATCCTCCAAATTATCTCCAaccattattttcataacCTTAAAAAGCTCCCCATTTGAAATCCAGCCATCACTATTCACATCATAGATATCAAAAGCAAACTTCATCTTCTCTTCCGGATTACTCCCAACAGCTAACCTTGCAAGACCTATAATGAATTCAACAAATGATACTTTACCGTCCTTATTAGTGTCAAAAATAGAAATCACACGCTTGACTAATGGATTATCTGCAATTTCTGGCATTTCGAAAAGCTCGTGTGGGTCAAGCTCCCCATTTTGATTAGTATCTAGTGCCTTGAATCTAGAGTATATACGAATAATATCTCTTCTGGTAAAGCTCGCAGCGTGTACTAGCTCAAGCTTTTCCTGCTCTGAAATACCACTTGATTCATTTCTAAGCATTAGTTTGGCGATTAATTTCGTGCAAAAAGACTAATAGAAGAGAGCTTACcccatttctttttttaatggtTTCCTCCTTAAAGCTTCACCTGGGAAGATCTTTGATCTCTATTTGATTGGatccaatatttaatttattttcatgatTATATATTCAACTAGTCGGAAAAGCGCTCTAAACGTACGGCATGTCTATAGTgcaaatacaaaaaattgCAGATAAGTTAAATGATAGAAAAAAACtgcaatattttttttttgataagATTAGAACTAcctaatataataatataacaGACTAAAGAGAGTCGTCTCTAATTTTACCAGACTCCTGCTTTGaacttaataataaactaCTTTCTTCTGTTGTTTTTGGTTGGCAATCCACGACCACATCGGTGTTCGTATTAGATACATTATTTGATCTATTTGTGTGctcattattttgaatgCCTCTATCAGGTTTCTGAGAATGTTCGAAGTTTATTCCATCACCTATCTGGTTTCCAACAGGAAAAATCCACAAAAATGGGTTCGACCCAAATACTTGTTTAAACGAATGCATATAACCCTTAAACCACATGTTAGTATAGGAAGTGCTTCTAGACTTCTCACAGAATTCAATAGTTGTCATAGAATTAAAAACTAACCAtaaatgaaagaaaaagaaggaaaataatacaacTACCAAAAATGCTGATAAAATTTCGGCCAACAAAAGCGCGACAATATCTCCAAATTGAATAGTTGTCATATTTAGGCTCTTATTTAGGGTAGGACCCAATGTAATGGTAATAAAAGCACATGAAATTGCAGagtataatattaaaagtaGGAGGTGTTTATGGTTTCCCCAACCAACACAGTTGCTGATCCAGGGACAGTGGTGATCCATTTTAAGAACACAAGTTCTGCATACTCTACAATGGTGAGTTCTATCAGGCTTGTATTTTGCACACCACTTACAATATCTTCTTTCTCCATTACTTTTCAGctcttttgattttaaatcGCTTTGTAAGCCTCCCGTAGTTTTAATGCTCCATTCGGGAGTATCCGGAATCTCCCCAGGCTTTGTCAAGATACTAAGAACAAAGCAAACGAGCGTCATGAGtacaaatatattgaaaatgacCACTTGAGAAATGCCAGCTTCGCTATTTTCCTTAATTAAAGGAATAATATGGTAAAACgtataaatcaaatataaacACATTATAATCACCACTACAAAGATGACAGGGAGCGCAGTGAGCACTTTCCTCCTAAATTTATCGTATCCATTTGAATGGTCTAGCAGAATATCATCTGTGCCAGCCATATTTGTTGATTTGGTCATCTATATTTTTAGATCCTTTTCTTTAACCTTTTTTCCTTAAAGTATAAATGGCTACTCTTCTAAAACACAATCCATATATACAAATTATCTTATTAGAAATTTTCCCGATTTACTCTTTTTTCCAACTTCCATTCACTTACATGTAATATTTCTTAGATGGTAGACATATTCCCGCATATTTAAAGGCTCCCTAAACTATTATTTCTGCACCCCTAAATACCGCCACATATTCGGCGGGAACATGAAGTCACTAAAAGTGGCAAGTATTAATCAAAGGAAAACTTGATCATTGAATTAACAAAGAAGACGAATGTTGTACAATTGAGATAAAATAACGGATGGGATTTTGGGGGTTTCCTGTACCCTTTTGGATTCTGTTCACTGCACGGCGATACATGTGtgtatttcaaattttgagtTTACGAGCAAAATATAGCTGGCTAGATCATTGATTAAGTAT contains:
- a CDS encoding ABC-transporter (hypothetical protein with possible plasmodium conserved domain): MKKQFEVLYTRQKTQKTKTWHDGVVVIDNIKGINRISLYKTDENGYKGDIVESFSSHVQKINISKISFPGHLIELVNEEAIEEVELVVDEDLDANTSSVSKGIPNKTPPKSPENNDDNKNSLVKKNLIRPFKAPLVKVNMDICKSAQIKVPKKISKNIPLSKISSKQGFIKTLERIYTLNN
- a CDS encoding protein with 3x EFh domains — translated: SFCTKLIAKLMLRNESSGISEQEKLELVHAASFTRRDIIRIYSRFKALDTNQNGELDPHELFEMPEIADNPLVKRVISIFDTNKDGKVSFVEFIIGLARLAVGSNPEEKMKFAFDIYDVNSDGWISNGELFKVMKIMVGDNLEDLQLQQLVDRCIIQADKDGDGLISYEEFCEMVAHLDINTKLNLQFQ
- a CDS encoding DHHC family palmitoyl transferases with a signal peptide and 4x transmembrane domains, producing MTKSTNMAGTDDILLDHSNGYDKFRRKVLTALPVIFVVVIIMCLYLIYTFYHIIPLIKENSEAGISQVVIFNIFVLMTLVCFVLSILTKPGEIPDTPEWSIKTTGGLQSDLKSKELKSNGERRYCKWCAKYKPDRTHHCRVCRTCVLKMDHHCPWISNCVGWGNHKHLLLLILYSAISCAFITITLGPTLNKSLNMTTIQFGDIVALLLAEILSAFLVVVLFSFFFFHLWLVFNSMTTIEFCEKSRSTSYTNMWFKGYMHSFKQVFGSNPFLWIFPVGNQIGDGINFEHSQKPDRGIQNNEHTNRSNNVSNTNTDVVVDCQPKTTEESSLLLSSKQESGKIRDDSL